The following nucleotide sequence is from Opitutales bacterium.
CCCATTCCGACGGATCTTTGAATGCCTCGCCCACACGAGTCTGGGTGGCGCAATAATCCTGATAGTCGGCAAGCACCAAGAACGGGTCACCATCTTCTAACAGGCTCTTGATAAAGGTATCAAACGCCCCGACTTCTCCCGGAGTAAAATGGCCGCTAGCTAGCCAATCGATTGCCGATTTGAGATTTGCATTTGCGTGGTAATATTTCCACGGATTGTAACCTTGAGCTTTGAGTGCCTGGACTTCTTCGACGCGTAGTCCAAAAATAAAGATGTTCTCGTCGCCCACTTCTTCGCGGATTTCGACGTTGGCGCCATCAAGCGTACCAATTGTCACTGCGCCATTTAAAGCGAGTTTCATGTTACCCGTGCCCGAAGCTTCTTTCCCTGCAGTTGAGATCTGCTCGGATACATCGGCAGCCGGAATGATGATCTCGGCCAAGGAGACACTATAGTTTTCCGGGAAAACAATTTTTAGCTTATCCCCCACTCGCGTGTCGTTGTTAATGACCTCGCCCACCTTATTAATGGCTCGAAGAATATTTTTCGCCAAATCGTATCCAGGTGCGGCTTTTGCAGCAAAAATGAATACACGCGGCGTGAAGTCACCGTCAGGATTGTGTAAAATGTCGCGATAGAGCGTCAATATGTGCAGCAGATTCAGGTGCTGTCGCTTGTATTCATGGAGACGCTTGATCTGCACGTCGAACATAGCATCGGGACTGATCGTCAATCCCATGTGCTCTTCGACGTAGTCGGCAAGACGGACTTTATTGGCGCGTTTGACTGCCATAAACGCCTTTTGAAACGATGCCTCATCGGCGTATTCGGCGATTTGCCGAAGCTGATCTAAATCACGCGGCCAATCCTCTCCGATCTTTGAGGTAATCAGATCTGACAGCCTTTCATTACACGCTAATAACCAACGGCGCGGGGTGATGCCGTTTGTTTTGTTTTGGAATTTGCCCGGATAGAGTGTGTCGAAATCATGGAAGAGATCTTTTTTGAGCAGCTGCGTGTGTAGCGCTGCCACGCCATTTACCGTGTGGCTACCAATAACGGATAGATAGGCCATCCGCACTTGCTTGGGGTTGCCTTCTTCAATGAGCGAAAGCCTGCTTTTCATTGCGCCACTGCCGGGCCAACGAGCCTCGACCTCATCTTCGAGAAAGCGGCGATTCAGCTCAAAAATGATCTCCATGTGGCGGGGCAATACTTTCTCAAAGAGGGGCACACTCCACTTTTCCAATGCTTCGGGAAGTAGCGTATGATTGGTATAGGCGAAGGTTTTTCTAACCAGGTCCCATGCCGGATCCCAAGAATAGGCATGCTCATCCACAAGCAGACGCATGAGCTCCGCAACGGCGACCGCCGGGTGCGTGTCGTTGAGTTGGATAGCTACCTTTTCAGGGAAGCTGTCCCAACCGTTGTTACTGCGGAAATGGCGACGGATGATATCTTGGAGCGAGGCGCTGACGAAGAAATACTCCTGAACCAAGCGCAGCTCTTTCCCAGAGGCAGTAGAATCATTGGGATACAGAACTTTCGAAATTGTTTCGCTTGTCGCCTTATCGCGCACCGCTTCCACATATCCGCCTTGGTTGAATGTCTCCAAGTTGAAGCTCTCTGATGCTTTTGCTTCCCAGAGGCGGAGGAAATTCACGGTTTTTGCACCGTAACCAACGATGGGAACATCAAACGGTAGGGCACGCACGGTGGTCACGTCCACCCACTCTGGAGAATAGTCTCCCTTGGCATCGTGTTTATGGCTTACCCTACCGTAGATCTTTACGTCGACCATATACTGCGGTCGGCATATCTCCCACGGATCGCCAAACTCACGCCAGTTATCTGGACCTTCGATCTGATAGCCGTTATTGAATCGTTGCCGAAACAGGCCAAATTCATAGTGGATCCCATAGCCAATAGCCGGAAGGTTCAGGCTCGCAATCGAATCCAGAAAACAGGCTGCGAGACGTCCGAGACCCCCGTTGCCCAATCCCATGTCATGCTCCTCTGCGATCAGTTCTTCGATATCCACACCAAGATTTTTAAGAGCCTCACGCGTATCATTGAAGATGCCGACATTGTGAAGGTTGTTGGAAAGCAGGCGGCCCATAAGATACTCCATGGACAGGTAGTAAGCTCGTCGGACATTCTGGCCATTATGGCGCTCTTGTGTCTGGATGTAGTTTTCCAGCATCCGCTCTCTTACCGCGAATGTTAGGGCCAAATACCACTCGCGCTTAGAGGCGGTCTTAATGTCCCGCGCGAGGGTAAACCTAAGATGATTGGCGATGGACTGTTGAATGCCCTTTACGCTGCTATCCAGTTCAGCGACGACATTACGAGAATTCTTGGTGGCGCTTCGCTTAGAAGCTGCTTTTTTCCTAGGCGCTTTCGGCATAATGAGACGTGGTTAATTGTATAGGATTACTTTTGCGTGGAATGCAGCGAGGACTAGAGCTGGTAATTATCTAGGTCCACAAGAATTTCGCGCGGACTGGACCCATTTTCTGGGCCAACAATTCCAAGATCTTCTAGCTCTTCCATCACCCTTGCTGCTCGGTTGTAGCCGACACGTAATCGGCGTTGGAGCATGGATGCCGAAGCTCGCTTCGTACTCTTGAGCACATCTAAAGCTTTGGGGATCATTTCGTCTTCGTAATCCCCTGTTGGCGCTTCGCTGTCCCCTCCGTCCGAGCCTTCCTGCTCTACCGTAGTCTGTGCTTCTTCCAGAAACTGAGGCGGACCGTTCACCTTCAGGTATTCGACGATCCCATTGATTTCCTCGTCGGAAACAAAGGCACCCTGAGCGCGCACCATATTCGGTGACCCCGGAGGTGTGAAAAGCATATCCCCCTTTCCGATCAAGGCCTCAGCTCCACCTTGGTCTAGGATGGTGCGGCTATCGACCTTCGATGAAACGCGAAATGAGATCCGGCTGGGGAGATTGGCTTTAATCACCCCTGTGATGACATTTACAGAGGGACGTTGCGTCGCAATGATCAGGTGAATGCCCGCAGCACGAGCAAGCTGTGCAAGCCGAGCAATGCCCGTTTCAATGTCGGCCGGAGCTACCATCATCAAATCGGCCAACTCGTCGATGATGCAGACAATATAGGGAAGTTTTTTGTCTTCAAAATAGAACTCTGCCTGCGGTTCGCGCTGCACCTGGATATTCGCCGCAGCCGCGCGTTCCTCGGGCGTCATCTCTGCATC
It contains:
- a CDS encoding glycogen/starch/alpha-glucan phosphorylase gives rise to the protein MPKAPRKKAASKRSATKNSRNVVAELDSSVKGIQQSIANHLRFTLARDIKTASKREWYLALTFAVRERMLENYIQTQERHNGQNVRRAYYLSMEYLMGRLLSNNLHNVGIFNDTREALKNLGVDIEELIAEEHDMGLGNGGLGRLAACFLDSIASLNLPAIGYGIHYEFGLFRQRFNNGYQIEGPDNWREFGDPWEICRPQYMVDVKIYGRVSHKHDAKGDYSPEWVDVTTVRALPFDVPIVGYGAKTVNFLRLWEAKASESFNLETFNQGGYVEAVRDKATSETISKVLYPNDSTASGKELRLVQEYFFVSASLQDIIRRHFRSNNGWDSFPEKVAIQLNDTHPAVAVAELMRLLVDEHAYSWDPAWDLVRKTFAYTNHTLLPEALEKWSVPLFEKVLPRHMEIIFELNRRFLEDEVEARWPGSGAMKSRLSLIEEGNPKQVRMAYLSVIGSHTVNGVAALHTQLLKKDLFHDFDTLYPGKFQNKTNGITPRRWLLACNERLSDLITSKIGEDWPRDLDQLRQIAEYADEASFQKAFMAVKRANKVRLADYVEEHMGLTISPDAMFDVQIKRLHEYKRQHLNLLHILTLYRDILHNPDGDFTPRVFIFAAKAAPGYDLAKNILRAINKVGEVINNDTRVGDKLKIVFPENYSVSLAEIIIPAADVSEQISTAGKEASGTGNMKLALNGAVTIGTLDGANVEIREEVGDENIFIFGLRVEEVQALKAQGYNPWKYYHANANLKSAIDWLASGHFTPGEVGAFDTFIKSLLEDGDPFLVLADYQDYCATQTRVGEAFKDPSEWARMAILNTARVGKFSSDRTISEYAKEIWNLEPCE